Proteins encoded within one genomic window of Rhododendron vialii isolate Sample 1 chromosome 1a, ASM3025357v1:
- the LOC131300728 gene encoding receptor-like protein 6: MDPFGTWLFQFLLCLLQYQVAAASSSSPLSSSASSAHLLCRHDQRSALLQFKHVFTIDNAASSECDDESYPKTLSWDGNATDCCDWDGVTCDGLTGHVVGLDLSCSQLNGTLHSNSSLFQLSHLQRLNLAHNDFINSSIPYAFGNLASLTHLNLSISAFSGSIPSELSLLPKLISLDLSSYRLKLEPLHFEILVKNLTQLQELFLHGVSISSYLPDSLTNLSSLTALDLSLTGLLGNLPDSIAYLKSLNYLNLAMCKLQGSIPKSLGNLTQIRELPSTLSNLKQLTQLILYSNNFEGSISAFVEFPMLKQLDLQDNNFSGGFPLWVANSKPLVYLQELYLSHNSLSGVIPPWMFTLPSLESLDLSSNRLTGQIPEFQHDLPLNSLDLSDNKLRGPIPKSISTLANLTRLFLASNDLSGVVDMQTLKNVVYLSLSNTNLSMLAISGVNTTIPNLRDFYMSSCNIEVFPDFLRTSENLEKLDLSYNRIHGQIPNWVGFIGKASLWYFNLSHNFLTDIKQLPWEGLYTLDLRSNLLQGSLPIPPHLIQFFFISNNSLSGEIPSLICNASSLKILDLSHNKLSGVVPQCLGNFSSFLTVLNLRSNGFKGTLPLAFAKPNTLRSLDLSGNQFEGPLPRSLTNCRSLEVLNVGNNKINDTFPYWLGTLPELQVLVIRSNQFHGPINTMMSEISFPKVRILDLSYNEFIGHLPGWYFEYFRAMKNNTKPDEQYMSDKSGYYHDSLIVTMKGNEIELVRILTIFTTIDLSFNNFSGEIPNAVGKLNSLIVLNFSHNSLMGRIPESLGDLTRIESLDLSSNHLSGRIPSELTSLTFLAVLNLSWNHLHGPIPHGPQFNTFENSSYAGNIGLCGFPLSKDCEDNRTKVQPQVLQQEEDDSDFEGFTWKIVVIGYGCGMTLGLFLGSLMLLIGRPKFLVRFAEIQMPKKVTRSRRMVGDTMGRRN; encoded by the coding sequence ATGGATCCATTCGGGACTTGGCTATTTCAATTCCTTCTCTGTTTATTGCAATACCAagttgctgctgcttcttcgTCATCACctctttcttcttctgcttcttcaGCACACCTCCTGTGTCGTCATGACCAGAGATCTGCACTGCTGCAATTTAAGCATGTCTTTACTATAGACAACGCTGCTTCTTCCGAATGTGATGATGAGTCATATCCAAAGACCCTGTCTTGGGATGGGAATGCAACTGATTGTTGCGATTGGGACGGGGTCACGTGCGATGGGTTGACTGGTCATGTGGTTGGGCTTGATCTCAGTTGTAGCCAGCTCAACGGTACACTCCATTCCAACAGCAGCCTTTTCCAACTCTCTCACCTGCAACGGCTTAATCTGGCTCACAATGACTTCATCAACTCTAGCATTCCATATGCATTTGGCAACTTGGCAAGTTTGACACATTTAAACCTGTCAATTTCTGCTTTTTCAGGTTCGATCCCATCTGAACTCTCCCTCCTGCCCAAATTGATTTCACTTGATCTTTCTTCTTATCGACTGAAACTTGAACCGCTCCATTTCGAAATTCTCGTAAAAAACCTGACCCAGTTACAAGAACTCTTCCTTCATGGGGTGAGTATATCTTCATATTTGCCCGATTCCTTGACGAATTTGTCTTCTTTGACAGCTCTAGACCTGTCATTGACCGGATTGCTAGGGAACTTACCAGATTCAATTGCTTATCTCAAGTCTTTGAATTATTTGAATCTTGCCATGTGCAAATTACAGGGTTCCATTCCTAAATCTTTAGGGAACCTTACGCAGATCCGTGAACTCCCATCTACTCTCTCGAATCTCAAGCAACTCACTCAATTAATACTCTACTCCAACAACTTCGAAGGTAGCATTTCCGCTTTTGTTGAGTTCCCAATGCTGAAGCAGTTAGATCTACAAGATAACAATTTCAGTGGTGGATTTCCACTTTGGGTTGCAAACTCGAAGCCGCTAGTTTATCTACAGGAGCTCTACTTATCTCATAACTCTTTGAGTGGGGTAATACCTCCATGGATGTTTACTCTTCCGTCGTTGGAATCTTTAGACCTGAGTTCCAATCGTTTAACTGGTCAAATTCCAGAGTTCCAGCATGATTTACCATTGAACTCCCTTGACTTGAGTGACAATAAACTTCGTGGCCCAATTCCGAAGTCAATTTCAACTCTTGCAAATCTGACCAGGCTCTTTCTTGCATCAAATGATCTAAGTGGTGTTGTGGATATGCAAACACTCAAAAATGTTGTGTACCTTTCTCTTTCCAACACTAATCTATCGATGCTCGCTATAAGCGGTGTCAACACTACCATTCCCAACCTTAGGGATTTCTATATGTCATCTTGCAACATCGAGGTGTTCCCTGATTTCTTAAGAACCTCAGAGAATCTTGAAAAGCTAGATCTTTCTTACAATAGAATTCATGGACAGATTCCGAATTGGGTTGGGTTCATTGGGAAGGCTTCATTGTGGTATTTTAATCTTTCACACAACTTTCTAACAGACATAAAGCAACTTCCCTGGGAGGGACTATACACTCTTGATCTTCGTTCCAATTTGCTTCAAGGATCACTTCCCATTCCACCACATCTCATACAATTCTTTTTCATCTCAAACAACAGTCTTAGTGGAGAGATTCCTTCATTGATTTGCAATGCAAGTTCCCTTAAGATTCTTGATTTGTCTCACAACAAGTTGAGTGGAGTGGTTCCACAGTGTTTGGGTAATTTTAGTAGTTTTCTCACAGTGTTAAATCTGCGCTCCAATGGATTTAAGGGAACCCTTCCCTTGGCATTTGCGAAGCCCAACACATTACGAAGTCTTGATTTGAGTGGAAATCAATTTGAAGGACCACTTCCAAGATCTTTGACAAATTGTAGAAGCTTGGAGGTTCTAAACGTTGGAAACAACAAGATTAATGACACATTTCCATATTGGTTGGGAACTCTTCCTGAATTGCAGGTTCTTGTCATACGATCCAACCAATTTCATGGTCCCATAAACACTATGATGAGTGAAATTTCTTTTCCTAAGGTTCGAATTCTTGACCTTTCTTACAATGAGTTCATAGGCCATTTGCCAGGGTGGTATTTCGAATATTTCCGAGCAATGAAGAACAATACCAAGCCTGACGAACAATACATGAGTGATAAAAGTGGTTATTATCACGATTCTCTGATAGTGACAATGAAGGGGAATGAGATTGAATTAGTGAGAATTTTGACTATCTTCACAACAATCGATCTTTCATTCAACAATTTTAGTGGAGAAATTCCAAATGCCGTTGGAAAGCTCAATTCCCTcatagtacttaatttttctcaTAACAGTCTTATGGGTCGTATTCCTGAATCTTTGGGAGACTTAACAAGAATTGAATCATTAGACCTCTCTTCTAACCACCTTTCCGGGAGAATTCCAAGCGAATTAACAAGTTTGACATTTCTCGCGGTCTTGAACCTTTCGTGGAACCATCTCCATGGACCCATACCCCATGGTCCACAATTTAATACATTTGAGAATAGTTCATATGCTGGGAACATAGGATTATGTGGGTTTCCCTTGTCGAAGGATTGTGAAGATAATCGAACAAAAGTGCAGCCACAGGTGTTACAACAAGAGGAAGATGATTCAGATTTTGAGGGATTTACTTGGAAAATTGTGGTGATAGGGTACGGGTGTGGAATGACACTGGGACTCTTTCTGGGATCTCTCATGTTGTTAATTGGTAGACCTAAATTCTTGGTGAGATTTGCTGAAATACAAATGCCTAAGAAAGTGACAAGGTCGAGGAGAATGGTTGGAGACACAATGGGTAGAAGAAATTAG